Part of the Brachyhypopomus gauderio isolate BG-103 chromosome 17, BGAUD_0.2, whole genome shotgun sequence genome, GAAGGCGAAGAGGATGGCCAGGAGCGTCTGAGCCGCCTTCTTCTCTTTCACCAGCGACATGCGCTTGCGTTTGGTGATCTGCGTCCTGGCCCGGGCCGCAAAGCGCTTCGCCATGGCTGCCTCTTTGAACGAGATTGGGGCGGTCGCTGATTTGACGGTGGCGGCGGAGGCGGGATCTATGCTGCCGGGAGGCGGAGCCTCGACGGCAGGCAAGGACCGTACTTTAGCTACGTTGGCACCGAAGCGCTTGTTGCCGTTGGTGACCGAGAGTCCGTCGCTCTTGCCATGGTTGTCGTCTCCAGGGTGACGCAGCAGGTCCTTTTCCGTCGCCGCGTCCAGGTCCTCGCAGGACGTCACCTGCGAGGTCACGGCTGCACTCATGCCAGGAAGACTCAGGACGATAGAGAAGATGGCACGAGCCGTGGGCACCGCCACGTCTTCTTCGTCCGATGAGCCCGAGTGATCGGCGGAGAGCCCGACGTCGTTGTTGTTCCAGCTGTCACAGCTGCTGCGGTCGCCCTCCACACCACCGCGGGGCGCCGCAGCACCGCCAGGCCTACGTCTCCAGCAGCGGAAATGCCTGGCGAGCCCCAGCGAGGAGCTCTGTTTCTGGGCTGACCGTCCCAGTTCAAAGCTGCTACAGCTCCTGGAGCTCCCCCTAGAGGCACGGAGGTGGAAACGCGGGCGCTCCGGGACTCCCAGCCTCCCTCCCGAGCCTTGCAGCCCGGCCAGCTCCCGCGAGCGCTTCTCCGTCTCTTTGTAAATCCTCCAGTACAGGACGCTCATGATAGTCACGGGGAGGTAAAACGCGGCCATGGCCGTGCAGAAGGTGATAATCGGCTCGGACAGGAACTGGATGTAGCACTTGTCCGCCGGGACCGTCCTCTCTCCCACAAAGTACTGCCAGAAGAGGATGGCAGGCGCCCAGAGCACCAGCGACACCAGCCAGGCCAGGCCGATCATGACCCCAGCCCGCTTGGTGGTGCGCTTGGCCCGGTAGGTGAGCGGCCTCGTGATGGAGAAGTAGCGGTCGAAACTGATGACCAGCAGGTTCATGACGGACGCGTTACTAGCCACGTAGTCGATGGCCAACCAGAGGTCACACGCCCAGCTCCCCATCGCCCACTGGCCCATCACGATGTACGCAGTGTACAGGTTCATGGAGATGACCCCGATTATGAGGTCGGCAAAGGCCAGGCTCAGCAGGAAGTAGTTGTTGACGGTCTTGAGTTGTCGGTTGACCTTAAACGACACCATGACGAGGACGTTGCCTATGATGGTAACGAGGGACAGCAGCCCCGTGAACAGGACGATGAGAACGACCTGCCAGAGTGAGTGTCCTGACAGAGGGTCGTACTCGCCGTCCCCCAGCGCCACCTCGCTGCTGTTCCCGCTGTAAACGCCGCTCAGGTTTGAGGTGCCAGCAAAGAACGACGCATTGGGGTCATCCGTGCTCTGCAGCAGTGGCCacggagaggattgtgggtaaaCCTGGGCGCCCACACTGATGGCAGGCACGTATTGACCGGGCTCTGTGCTGTTGGAGTCCATTGTGCAGTTCCGGCATATTCTGGAAAAGGAAAGCAAAGACATGTGAGCTGACATTGCGGCAAAAACACCCGTTAGTCTTCAGACATGTTCACATTTAAACTGGGTTGAATTAGAGCGGTTAGAGGTGACGTGAATTGTGTTAATGTTCTTGCTGACACTGACATATACCAGACAAAACTTTGATCGCATCAGAGGTCGACAACCAGTGTAGGGAGTGATAGAGAGGTGGACATGCCTGCTGCAGTGGCCATATCTGCCTCCCTCTGCACAAGCACGTTAGCCAGCGTTAAGGACTTTTGCTTAGACCACAACTCTTCACCTGGACACAAACCTTCACCTGGATACAAACCGTCACCTGGACACAACCCGTCACCCGAATACAAACCTTCACCTGGACACAAACCGTCACCTGGACACAACCCTTCACCTAGAGTGAGAAAATGGTCTTAATGCTCTCCAATTAAACACATAACTAACAGAGTCAGGTTTATTTTGCCAATTATATTTGCACACACAAGGAATTTGATTCCGGTAGTTGGTGAGTCTCTTGGTACAGTAATTAAGAAATTAAGAAAGAATTGAGCATATAATTTAGAGACAATATACAACAATCCAACAACTTACACACAATATACCTAAAGTGCAGAAGTGTTGGAGTGTTGTTGTTGTGCAAACTGATGTGATGATGAAAACAGTAATGACCAACATGAATTTAAGGAGTTTGTTATTTATGAGAGTGATGGCTCTAGGGAAGAGGCTGTTTGAGCGAGTGGTGGTTTTTGTGTGCATTGATCTGTAGTGCCTGTCAGAGAAGAGATGGTGGGAGGAGTCTGTGATGAgactgtcaattccaggttcagaaagtaaaagtcctcaccaggattttgctcaggcttcctggattgtgttgattccactaattttacctggattgcactaattagaaaatctagcaagcttgagcaaaatcctggtgaggacttttactttctgaacctggaattgacacctctgtttcACTGCTAGTTTCCTGCTTCTTAGGGTGTATAAGTCCTATTTGTGAGTGAACAACGGAGAGTACACCTGAGACAAAAACGTCACCAAAccccaaaaaatacttttaCCAGATCACAAGAAAAGGGGGATAAAATATGGACGACTGTAGCTTGTTTTTctatctcactcactcacacacacacacacacacacacacacacacacacacacacacacacacacacacacacacacacacacacacacacacacaatcacagatGGAGAAGAAGCAGCGGTGGTCGTTGCCAACTCCTTATTCAGACACATTAACCAAAGATTAAAATCAGCCACAAATAAATCGGCACTGAGCTGCAACTGTACCAGCTGAATCTTTCGAGTCACTGGAGGTTCTGAGCACGTGGACACAGGGCTGAGCGATATAACAAAAATTATATCACAAATTTTTCTGTAGAGAACAAAAAGAAGGCAATATTTTGCATCCTTCTAAATGGTTTATATGTAAGTTTCATATTGTGAAATATTATCAGTTGCTTACTAATGACGTTAACAGAAACTATAAGGAAAACATGTACTTAAATCTGAAGTATTCAAATAATTGCTTAAATTGCCACGTTTAGGTCACCGTTAGTTTTGCGATCTGTTGCTTTTCATTTACAAAGCAACATTTGTAGGCAACTTGTTCAATCCAGCTCGTTTTAAAGACACTGGCTTTCTGTATTTGGTTTTGTAACTTGGTATTTACGTTAACACCCATTGGAAAATGATATCAAATGGTTTACAATGGCGTCATCCTATTTCAGCTGGAGTCCTGAAATAATGCCTAACACGTCACGAGTTCTTGCTAAACACAGGACTAAAGGTAGTCAGCTAACCATGATTTAAACCACACTGTTTTAAAAACGCTGCATTCTTCTCCTATGACAGTCTCTAATTGAACACATTAAACGTCTCATGTTTCCTATGTTGTTTGTTACAGTtttcagcaacaatactcaaaTACACTCAGAAACTCTCGCCGTCAGTCGTCGTCACTAAACTGGAAATAACTCTTAATGAATGCATGGTTTTGATTGGCTGCTGCAGAGTGAGGTACTTGATAATGCCCCTGCGAACATCTTTAAAACAAAACTACATAATTTATATACCGCTCACCCAACATGAACTGttatgtatttttaatgtgGTCTTGCTCTAACATTTATCTTGGCAGACCGTTAATTTGCTCAGATGTAATAAGGCAGGTTGTTGACTTTGTTTGTTAACAAACACTTGCCGGTTGTTTTCATGCCACTAGAGAGCGCTATTGACCTCTATATCTAGGTGTGGAAATTCTCAGATAATGCTGTTTGCTTATCACTTACTGCATGCGTCCGATATGTTTTGTACCATAGTGCACACATTTCAGTATAAAACATGCAGTTCACGGAACAGGGCACAAACACATTGTTCCGAATGATGTCAGAGTTCTCTGAAACGTATCGGATCCAAACAGAAGCTGTTAAGAGATTTAAAATGGCTTCTAGCAAAGGATGCTCATGCAGTGTGTCCAAGCCTGCATGTCCATGATACTGCTGGGGAATGTAGCCGGAACAGGGAAGCTGCCAGCGAGGGGGACAGTCCTCCTGACAGACGTGCAGACGAGGACACCGGCCTCCGCTCAGAAACACTCTGGATGGATGACGGTCTTCACTGTGATTCAAAAAGAAGGAAACAcaccagacccacacacacacacacacccagacccacccactgacacacacacacacacacacacacacacacacacacacacacacacacacccagacccaacacacacacacacacagacccacccactgacacacacacacacacaaacacacacacacacacgcacccagacCCACCcactgacgcacacacacacccagacccacctgctgacacacacacacacacacacacacacattcacacgcacacacacactcacatgcacacacacacacacatacacacacacacacacacacacaggcccacccactgacacacacacacacacacacccagacccacccgctgacacacgcacacacacacccagactcacccactgacacacacacacacacacacacacacgcacatagcGCCTATGTATATATACAAATGTTCTCAAAATGTCAAATTCTTTATGCTTTCAATCATCCTCTTTAATACATTCCCCGTCACCCCTTTCTACACGCCCACCCACAGAACTGAACTCAATTTAACTGGTCTCCAAGGACAGATGAACGTTTTGTCTTTTTAAAAGACGCCTCTCTCACAATtaattgaaacacacacacaaactcatgcacacacagtcTTACTGACATAGGCATCTGCAGGTTCACCCCCTCTCAAtatgtccttctctctctctctctctctctctctctctctctctccctctcactctctctcactcactcactcactctttctctttccatcttactccatctttctctctctctctctctctctctctctctctctctctctctctctctcttccactctctctctcttccactctctctctctatctctcatgtAAAGGTGGATAAAGTCTGGATGGTTGGTCCAGCAGATGGATTTCAGCTCCCAGCTGGAGAGCTCGTATGTCGGAGCGGTGAGGAGATGTGCACCTAAAAACAGACAAAGTTCTGGCTCAGATCTAAAGGGCTCCTTAtgaacacctgtgtgtgtgtgtgtgtgtgtgtgtgtgtgtgtgtgtgtgtgtgtgtgtgtgtgtgtgtgtgtgtgtgtgtgtgtgtgtgtgtcggtgactCTCATCCACACATT contains:
- the chrm3a gene encoding muscarinic acetylcholine receptor M3, which gives rise to MDSNSTEPGQYVPAISVGAQVYPQSSPWPLLQSTDDPNASFFAGTSNLSGVYSGNSSEVALGDGEYDPLSGHSLWQVVLIVLFTGLLSLVTIIGNVLVMVSFKVNRQLKTVNNYFLLSLAFADLIIGVISMNLYTAYIVMGQWAMGSWACDLWLAIDYVASNASVMNLLVISFDRYFSITRPLTYRAKRTTKRAGVMIGLAWLVSLVLWAPAILFWQYFVGERTVPADKCYIQFLSEPIITFCTAMAAFYLPVTIMSVLYWRIYKETEKRSRELAGLQGSGGRLGVPERPRFHLRASRGSSRSCSSFELGRSAQKQSSSLGLARHFRCWRRRPGGAAAPRGGVEGDRSSCDSWNNNDVGLSADHSGSSDEEDVAVPTARAIFSIVLSLPGMSAAVTSQVTSCEDLDAATEKDLLRHPGDDNHGKSDGLSVTNGNKRFGANVAKVRSLPAVEAPPPGSIDPASAATVKSATAPISFKEAAMAKRFAARARTQITKRKRMSLVKEKKAAQTLLAILFAFIITWTPYNIMVLVNTFCDGCIPESLWALGYWLCYVNSTVNPMCYALCNKTFRTTFRTILLCRWEEMRSKQGFPQRQSVRFTSSIARDST